The segment agatttttaatttttaaaaaatattttttaaaaaaaatctttagtaaaaaaaatcttttttaaaaaaaaatcttaaaaaggaaatttgtttttgggttaaaaaataattgatatttttaatttttaaaaaatcttttagtAAAAtctaatttcagtttttttttattatttcacaaATTCTCCCTAAAAAAAAGCCGGGGCTCGTTTCACGCCGCCTTGTTGCTATAGGAATCTGATTCTCATTTCTCACACCCACACAGAGTCTTTCTCATTCCTTTGTTCCGACGCCAATTCAAAGATCGAAACGACATCTTCTGCAAGCATGTCAAGCGAAGGAGACACCACCCTCAAGTCTATCTGCTACAAGCCTGGTTCTCTCCAGTTACTCGATCAGAGGAAGCTTCCTTTGGAGACTACTTACTTAGAGATCCGTGATGCTGCTGATGGAtggtaacaaaaaaatcatatcttttGATTCGCAAACGTGTTAATAGTTTCGATGGTGTTCATTAGGAGTGCGATACAGGAGATGGTGGTACGTGGTGCTCCTGCTATAGCCATTGCTGCAGCTCTCTCTTTAGCTGTTGAAGTCTCCAACTTTAGTGGTTTCGatggatcatcagcagaagctgtTACTCTCCTTGAGAAGAAGTTGGATTATTTGGTGTCAAGGTAGttaaatttagattattatAAGTTTTTCATTTTGCTTCTTGTCATGATTCTTTAAGTCCCTTTGCTTTGTCTATCTATGTATGTGTCTTCTTCAGCCGGCCAACAGCTGTTAATCTTGCGGATGCTGCTTTGAAACTTAAACATGTTATAGCAAATGCCTTGGCTACTTCTGCCCTTGAACCTAACTCCATTTTCAAGGTAATTCTGTAAAagccatttttcttttttttttgtttttcttcttaggAATATTAGATTTATAGCTTCCTGTTTTTAATAGCTTAGAGAACTTGATTTCCACTGAGTAATGAATGATAGCTTCATCTTCGCATATACTCTTTTGGCTTTTTCTGTATCATTTATCTGAACATAGCTGAGCCATTTTGCTTTTGTAAGTTCACACTTCACTACCTATGCCTTGTTGTTCCTCAGGCATATATCGAAGCTGCTGAGAATATGCTCGAAGATGATGTCGCTTCAAACCAAGCAATAGGGACCTTTGGTTCAAGCTTACTGAGGCAGCAAGCCAAAAATCCTGACAAGCTTTCTGTTCTGACCCATTGCAACACCGGCAGGTATGATTCTGAAAACTCACTGAATAGAGTTTGTGGATGTTTTATCACCTAACTGACAATTCCCTTTTGTTCGTAGCCTTGCTACTGCCGGATATGGAACTGCCCTGGGTGTTATCCGTGCACTCCACACTCAAGGAGTCTTAGAAAGAGCATACTGCACAGAAACACGTCCATTCAATCAAGTAAACCTcctaaatattactttttacaTTTAAGTATTTGTTAGAATTCATTGAATACCACAAGCTGTTTTTGAGACCATAGTTTGACATCTGTGTTCGTCAATAACATGGTGAGGTAAAGGAGGACAGATGATTCTTGAATATTGTCCTCCATTGCTTGAACAGTTGTTGAATGACCACTGACAGGGATCGAGGCTTACAGCGTTTGAGTTGGTGCATGAAAAGATCCCTGCAACTCTCATTGCAGACTCAGCTGCAGCTGCACTTATGAAAGATGGTCGTGTAGATGGTGTCATTGTTGGAGCAGACCGTGTGGCTTCAAATGGTGCACTTAAGATAATCTGATTTTCTTTTCATAAATCTGAAAACCAATTtaatctattattatatttccAGGTGATACTGCTAACAAGATTGGGACTTACAGTCTCGCCCTGTGCGCAAAACATCACGGGATACCGTTTTATGTTGCTGCACCTCTCACCTCAGTGGATCTTTCTCTTTCGTCCGGGAAAGAGATAGTGATAGAAGAAAGAACAGCAAAGGAGTTGCTGAACACACATGGAGGGCTTGGTGAACGCATTGCAGCACCAGGGATCTCGGTTTGGAACCCAGCTTTTGATGTGACTCCA is part of the Raphanus sativus cultivar WK10039 chromosome 5, ASM80110v3, whole genome shotgun sequence genome and harbors:
- the LOC108856582 gene encoding methylthioribose-1-phosphate isomerase; this translates as MSSEGDTTLKSICYKPGSLQLLDQRKLPLETTYLEIRDAADGWSAIQEMVVRGAPAIAIAAALSLAVEVSNFSGFDGSSAEAVTLLEKKLDYLVSSRPTAVNLADAALKLKHVIANALATSALEPNSIFKAYIEAAENMLEDDVASNQAIGTFGSSLLRQQAKNPDKLSVLTHCNTGSLATAGYGTALGVIRALHTQGVLERAYCTETRPFNQGSRLTAFELVHEKIPATLIADSAAAALMKDGRVDGVIVGADRVASNGDTANKIGTYSLALCAKHHGIPFYVAAPLTSVDLSLSSGKEIVIEERTAKELLNTHGGLGERIAAPGISVWNPAFDVTPAELIAGIITDKGVITKNDNDAFDISSFAEKMTGK